One Mugil cephalus isolate CIBA_MC_2020 chromosome 10, CIBA_Mcephalus_1.1, whole genome shotgun sequence genomic window carries:
- the bncr gene encoding protein Bouncer: MLNMLQLLLVASLWLYFLVPPLLCGNLRCYYQPILKNGETAELILTQCPPNQLCHTADGHYGNLSALSARGCSAKRFCGRQRRYIFMGTAYTLSYACCDRSYCNSGVAAKPLYVIVTLMAVAAISGGS, encoded by the exons at gctgAACATGTTGCAGCTCTTGCTCGTCGCATCTTTGTGGCTTTACTTTCTCGTCCCACCTCTGCTCTGTGGCAACTTGCGTTGCTACTACCAGCCCATCCTGAAGAATGGGGAGACGGCCGAGCTCATCCTGACCCAGTGTCCTCCCAACCAGCTGTGCCACACGGCGGACGGTCACTACGGCAACCTCAGCGCTCTGTCAGCCAGAGGATGCTCGGCGAAAAGGTTCTGCGGCCGCCAGCGGCGCTACATCTTCATGGGGACGGCCTACACGCTGAGCTACGCCTGCTGTGACCGGTCGTACTGTAACTCGGGCGTCGCGGCTAAACCTCTCTACGTCATCGTGACGCTCATGGCTGTAGCTGCGATATCTGGCGGCTCGTGA
- the LOC125015402 gene encoding small integral membrane protein 29-like has translation MNHTTPHVSPTSSRPGFPGYYALIPFVLLILSGCIVALVLYIRWKSRLDDLRHRLIPLYNYDPTEEREDWGDDDRGEEEELAAPLYKEVKLSLTPGYGT, from the exons atgaatCACACAACTCCACATGTTTCTCCCACAAGCAGTAGACCAGGATTTCCTGGCTACTATGCACTCATCCCATTTGTTTTACTAATTCTGAGTGGATGCATAGTTGCACTG gTGCTTTACATCAGATGGAAATCAAG ATTAGATGATCTTCGCCACAGGCTGATTCCTCTGTACAACTACGACCCCACAGAGGAACGGGAAGACTGGGGCGATGAtgacaggggggaggaggaggagctggct GCACCTTTGTACAAGGAGGTGAAGCTCTCCCTAACGCCTGGCTACGGAACATGA
- the LOC125015400 gene encoding protein Bouncer-like: protein MGSQRQNSVSGPRRFLTSAPLVMALLFPAVTLDSLLCYHCPLQRKGQPCPNVTSQCLPHQRCSSSRGRYGSVHVLSARGCVDSDLCGSHQILSYRGTEYNVSHGCCCEDKCNGAPKLDGNLKMLLGVVSEKTDSVNNVLREETRDSCANYTSSTTAASPATRA from the exons ATGGGTTCACAGAGACAGAACAG TGTGTCGGGCCCACGCCGGTTCCTGACCTCCGCCCCGTTGGTCATGGCTCTGCTCTTCCCAGCCGTCACTCTGGACAGCCTGCTGTGCTACCACTGTCCTCTGCAGCGCAAAGGCCAGCCCTGCCCGAACGTCACCAGCCAGTGTCTACCTCACCAGCGCTGCTCCAGTTCCAGGGGCCGCTACGGCTCGGTCCACGTCCTGTCTGCTCGGGGCTGCGTGGACAGCGACCTCTGCGGCTCCCACCAGATCCTCTCATACCGCGGAACCGAATACAACGTCAGCCACGGATGCTGCTGCGAAGACAAATGCAACGGGGCGCCGAAGCTCGACGGCAACCTCAAGATGCTGCTGGGGGTAGTCTCAGAAAAAACAGACAGCGTGAACAACGTTCTTAGGGAGGAGACTCGGGATTCGTGCGCGAATTACACATCATCAACGACAGCTGCTTCACCTGCCACTAGAGCTTAG